The following are from one region of the bacterium genome:
- a CDS encoding LemA family protein yields MVALIILGIVIVILVFVVIGIYNGLVVKRNRTRNAWHQIDVQLRRRYDLIPNLVETVKGYAAHERQTLENVIAARNMGVNAKTVGEAAKANNMISDTLKSLFAVAEAYPNLKANENFMALQEELRTTEEKIAFARQFYNDSVMDYNNAREKFPGNIFAGMFGFQPFEYWEIPEEEKAAREPVKVSFTQQ; encoded by the coding sequence TTGGTAGCACTGATAATACTTGGAATAGTTATAGTAATCCTCGTGTTCGTTGTCATCGGCATTTACAACGGGCTGGTTGTAAAGCGCAACCGAACGCGCAACGCCTGGCATCAGATAGACGTACAGCTCAGACGCCGCTATGACCTTATCCCGAACCTCGTGGAGACGGTCAAAGGCTACGCCGCGCACGAGCGCCAGACGCTCGAGAACGTCATAGCCGCCCGAAACATGGGCGTGAACGCGAAGACGGTCGGTGAAGCCGCAAAGGCCAACAACATGATCTCGGACACCCTCAAGTCCTTGTTCGCGGTCGCCGAGGCGTACCCGAACCTCAAGGCCAACGAGAACTTCATGGCGCTTCAGGAAGAGCTGCGCACGACCGAGGAGAAGATAGCGTTCGCCCGGCAGTTCTACAACGACTCGGTCATGGACTACAACAACGCGCGCGAGAAGTTCCCGGGCAACATCTTTGCAGGCATGTTCGGCTTCCAGCCCTTCGAGTACTGGGAGATTCCGGAAGAAGAGAAGGCGGCG